The Sulfuricurvum sp. IAE1 DNA segment ATCAACCAGGGAATCCAGTTCGGGTTGACCCGGAACAAACTGATCCACGGAAAGCGTTATTGTCCCTGTTTCTTTGTCACCGGGAACAAAGAAGAAGATCGCATCTGCCCCTGTAAACCGGCGCTGGAACACGAAATCCCCACAGACGGCGTATGCCACTGCCAGATTTTCTGTACTCCCGCCTACGCGGCTTCGCAGCTTAAAAACGAAGAGATCGAAGCGGTCGTGCACCAGCATTCACGCGGTCTAAGCGCCGAAGAGTGCCAAATCCTGCTGAACAAAAGCGATATCGACAGCGACGAACTTACCGCTCTCATCGAAGCGCGTACACTGGGCATGGTCGATTTTAAAATCGTCGACGTTCGCGAATGGATGGAATGGAAAATGGGCCGTATCGCGGGTGCAGACCACCTGGTTCCGACCAGCAGCTTTTTTCAAACCCTCAACGAAGCCGCGATCGGTAAAGACGAACACATCATCGTCTACTGCCACGTCGGAAGCCGCAGTGCACATTGCCAGCGGATATTGACCGACATGGGATACACCAACGTATCCAACCTTGCCCACGGAATCGTCTCGTACGGCGGCGAAATCGTCCGGGGCTGATCGAAGGGACCTGTATGAAAGTATTATTGACCAAAGACGTCAAAGGGGTCGGAAAAGCGGGCGAGATCAAAGAAGTCGCCGACGGCTACGGAAAAAACTTCCTCATCGGTAAAGGGCTCGCGCTTGCCGCGACCAATGAAGTACTCAAGAAGTACGAAGCGGAACAACGGAAAAAAGCAGCTGACGAAGCGGCGGAAATCGAGCGCCTCAATGCCCTGAAAAGCCGTCTTGGGGACCTCAAGGTCGTCATTACCAAAAAACTCGGTAATACCGGTCACCTTTTTGGCGCCGTGACAAAAGACGAAATTGCCGATGCGCTCAAAGCCCAGTACGGGATAGAAATCGATAAAAAAGAACTCGATGCCAAGCACGGGATCAAAACAACCGGCCTTCACGACCTGGATCTCAAACTCGGGCACGGTATCCACGCCACCCTTCATCTCGAAATCAAAGGGGAATAAGCATGTTCGACGCCACCACCATACTCGCCTATAAAGGACGCAACAAAGCCGTTATCGGCGGTGACGGGCAGGTGACGTTCGGCCATACCGTTCTCAAAAACAACGCGACCAAAATCCGCACCCTGCACAACGGAGAGATCCTCGCCGGTTTTGCGGGTTCGACCGCGGATGCGTTTAACCTTTTTGATATGTTCGAAGAACACCTGGCCCATCGTAAAGGCGAACTTATCAAAGCGGTTATCGACTTTTCCAAAGCGTGGCGAAAGGACAAAATCCTCCGCCGCCTCGAAGCGATGATGATCGTCCTCAACACCGAGCATATATTCATCCTGACAGGGAACGGAGACGTCGTCGAACCCGAAGACGGCGAGCTGGCCGCAATCGGCAGCGGCGGAAGCTATGCCATCGCCGCCGCACGAGCACTGAAGCACCATTCCGCCCTGGACGAAGAAGCGCTCGTCAAAGAGTCCCTCTCCATCGCTGCGGATTTGTGCATCTATACGAATCACAACATCAAAACTCTCACCCTCGGATAAGACGCATGAACATGACCCCCCAAGAGATCGTCGATTATCTCGACCAGCACATCATCGGACAAAGAGATGCGAAAAAAACGATCGCCCTGGCGCTTCGGACCCGGTATCGCCGATTGCTTCTCGATCCGGCGCTGCGCGAGGAGATCATGCCCAAAAACATCCTGATGATCGGTTCGACCGGGGTCGGAAAAACCGAAATATCCCGCCGGCTGGCAAAACTCATGCAGCTTCCCTTCATCAAAGTCGAGGCGAGCAAATACACCGAGGTCGGATTCGTCGGGCGGGACGTCGAGTCAATGGTCAGAGACCTGGTCATGACCGCCCTTGCGATGGTCAAAGCCGAGCATACCGAAAACAATGCCGAAGCGATCGAACAGTACGTGATGGACACGATCCTCAAAAAACTTCTCCCCGAACCTTCCCATTTTGCATCGGATACCAAACGGGAAGAATACACCGCATCCAAAGAGCGGATGAAAGAGCGTATCGCGAACGGCGAAATGGACGAGCGGACGATCGAAATCGACCTCCCGAAAGGAAACGTCGAATTCAACGATACCAACATGCCGCCTGAAATCGCGCGGGTTCAGGAATCTTTTTCCCGGATGTTTTCGGTTATGGGCAAAGAGGACTCCAAAAAAGAGGTAACGGTCAAAGAGGCCAAAGAAATCCTTCGCCAGGAAGCGTCCGAAACCCTTCTAAACCAGGAACAGATCAAGCGCGAAGCGCTCCGCCGCGTCGAAGAGGGGGGAATTATTTTCCTCGATGAGATCGATAAAATCGCCGTAAGCGCCCGAAGCGACGGACGAAACGATCCCAGCAAGGAAGGAGTGCAGCGAGACCTGCTCCCGATTGTGGAGGGGAGTATCGTTTCGACCAAATTCGGACCCGTCAAAACCGATCATATCCTTTTCATCGCGGCCGGTGCGTTTCACCTGACCAAGCCCAGCGACCTGATACCCGAACTACAGGGACGTTTTCCCCTGCGTGTCGAGCTCGAACCGCTCGACGAAGAAGCGCTTTATCAAATTCTGACCAAACCGAAAAACTCGTTGCTCGAGCAATACAAAGCGCTGCTCGCAACCGAAAACGTAACCCTCGAATTCGATGATGCGGCGATACGCGCCATGGCAAGCTATTCGCAAAAAGCCAACGACAAAACCGAAGACATCGGTGCCAGACGCCTTCATACCGTCGTCGAAAAAGTTCTGGAAGAGATCAGTTTCAACGCGGTTCTGCACCGAAACACCACGGTCACCGTCACCGCCGAAACGGTCAATGCCATTCTTTCACCCGTCGTCGAGAACGAAGATCTCGCACGCTACATTCTCTAAAGGATTTCAATGAGCAAAGCCGGATTCGTAGCTCTAGTAGGCCGTCCGAACGCGGGAAAAAGCACCATGATGAACTGGCTTTTGGGCGAAAAGATCGCCCTGGTAAGCCAAAAAGCCAATGCGACCCGAAAACGCTCGAACGCGATTGTCATGCACCACGACGACCAGATCATTTTCGTCGACACTCCCGGACTGCACCAGGCCGAAAAACTACTCAACCAATACATGCTCGAAGAAGCGCTCAAAGCGATCGGTGACTGCGATCTGATCGTCTATCTGGCCCCCGCTTCGGATAAAACGAGCCATTACGAAAAATTTCTCGAACTCAATGCGCAAAAACGTAAACACATCATCGTCCTGAGCAAAATCGATCAGGTGCCTCAGGCCGAACTCCTCAAAAAAATCGGCGAATACAACCGTTTCAGCGACCGTTTCGAAGCGCTGATTCCGATGTCGGTAACCAAAAACGTGGGCAAAAACGATCTGCTCGACACCATCGTCAAACACCTCGAAGAATCTCCCTACCTCTACGATCCTGATAACCTCACAACGGAGATGATGCGGGATATCTACAAAGAGTTCGTCCGCGAAGCGATCTTCGACAATATCAGTGACGAAATCCCTTACGAATCGGACGTCATGATCGACAAGATCGACGAAGAAGGTCCGATCGAACACATCCGCGCGACCATCATCGTCGAAAAAGAGACCCAAAAAGGGATCATCATCGGCAAAGGGGGAAGCGCCATCAAACGGATCGGCCGCAGTGCCCGTGAAAAAATCGAACGCCTCGCCGGACGGCCCGTCTATCTCGATCTCTTCGTATCGGTAAAAAAGGGATGGAGTTCGGATAAAAAAACTTTGAGTGATTTGGGATACGAATGGTAAAAATTCTTGCATCGGTTATAGTATCGTCGGGGTTGCTGTTCTCTGCCGAAGTGATTACGCTCTACAAAAGCGGCGGTAAAAAACTGATCGAAAAAGAGACCCTGAGCACCTCGTACTGGTCGGGAGACGTCAACCGTAAAGACCTCCGTTTCGGCTATTTCGAGCGGGCTTTTTCCCTCCTCTCGTGCAACAAGGAAAAAGGGGTGCTCGAACTCTACGCCCCCGATGCCCAGAAACGTTTTTCCCTTAAAAAACGTTACGGTGCCCTTACCGGCAAATACGCGGGGGACAAAATGGTCGAAGGAGACCTTCGGACCCCCATCGGGATTTATAACCTCGTCCAGAAGAAAAAAACGGTCGATCCGTTTTACGGACCGATGGCGTTTGTCACATCCTATCCAAATCTCTACGACCGTATCCGCGGCAAAAACGGTTCGGGGATCTGGGTCCACGGCGTTCCCCTCAGCGGCACCCGCGAATCGTTTACCCGTGGGTGTATCGCGATCAACAACAACGACCTGATTCAGCTCGACCGCAGCATCAATCCCGCCGACACCCTGCTCATTATCGATTCGGCACCCAAAAAGCCTGTCGAACCCGCGGCATATTCGGCGATACTCGCGGGACTGCACCAATGGAAATACGCCTGGACCTACAATGATCTCGAAAGCTATCTCTCTTTTTACGACCCTTCGTTCAAACGTTTTGACGGAATGGGGCTATCGCAGTTCAAATCATTTAAAGAACGGATTTTTGCGAAAAACGAAGTCAAAACGATCACGTTCAATAATATCAATATCATCCCCTACCCAGGGGAAAAACGGAATCTCTTCCTTGTCACGTTCGATCAGGTTTACGTCAGCGACAGCCACCGTTTTGAGGGGGAAAAATCGTTGCTGGTCGCCCTTAAAGGAGATAAAACCATCTCTATCCTGACCGAAGAATAATCGATGCGACTTCTCGCCTTCGCATTTTTGGTCTCCCTCGGATTGCATGCGTCTCCATTCTCTCTCATCAAAAAAGAAACCCGAACGCCGAATACCCAGACGCTACTGGTCATCGGGGGGATTCACGGGAACGAACCCGGAAGTTATTTCGCCGGCGCAATCCTTTCCGAACACTATCGGATCACCAAAGGGAATCTGTGGATTATTCCGGATTTAAACCGACAAAGCATCCAGGAAAACAATCGCGGAATCAACGGCGATCTTAACCGTAAGTTTGCCGACATCTCTCCCGACGATCCGGACTATGAAATCGTCAGAGAAGTCCAGAAAATCATCGTCAGCCCCGAAGTGGGACTGATTCTCAACCTTCACGACGGACACGGCTTTTACCGGAAAAAATACCTCAATACGATTTTCAATCCCAATGCATGGGGGCAGACGTGCGTCATCGACCAGCAATCGCTCGACCACGACCATCCTTTCGGCCATCTCGACCACATCGCGACCCAAGTGAGCCGAACCCTCAACGGAGGGCTGATCGAGGACCACCATTTCTTCGATGTTCGCAACACAAATACGCGCTTTGACGACGAAGCGATGCGCCATTCGCTAACCTATTACGCCGTTACGAACCACAAACCGGCGTTTGCTATTGAAACAAGCAAACATCTCCCTACCCTTCACCACAAAGTTTTTTATCAGCTGCGGGCCATCGAATGTTATATGGAGCTGATGGGGATCGAATTCGAGCGATCATTCAGTCTTGAGCCCGAAGCCATCCGGAATCTACTCGAATTGCGTGGAAATTTAACTATTAATAACAATTTTTATCTAAAAATGGAAAATTTAAGAAACAGTTTAAGTTTCATTCCGCTAAAATCAGGACGAAACGATTTTAAATTTTCCCATCCGTTGGGAAGTGTACGAAAAAACAAGAGTCACTACGATCTTTTTATCGGGAACCGGAAAATCGCTTCTCTGCTCCCGAACTATGCGGCAAACGACGACTGTATCAACGAAGTGAGCGTACAAGCTGACGGACAACAAAAAACATTATCTGTTGCTACAGATTTTTTTGTAACGGACGATTTTAAGGTCGTCAACCATAATCCCGGCATACGGCTTAACGTCATCGGTTTTACCGCGCGTGGGGTGAGAGACGAAAGCAACCTGCGCATACGGCGGGAAGATTTGGATACTAATTATTCCGTCGATACTTCCAAAAAGAGCTATCGGCTGGAGTTTTATCGGGAAAACCGTTTTTGCGGGATGGTCCTTGTACATTTTAAATAGGATAAACAGAGGATGAGTAAAAGCAAGCAGCAGACTTATTCGACCATCGTTTCGACCAACCCCTACAAGGGCGACTGGTACGTTGGTACGTTCAACACGATCTCGAAAACGACTTCACCCTCTTTTTCAAAAGAACAGTATGCCGTCTCCTTTCTGAACACCAAAGGGTTTATCTATACCCTCGTGGGTATCAGCAAAAATATCCCCGACGAGGACATCTATGATGCCCTGGAGACGAAAGTCTACGAAGACCTGGCGCTGGACATGGCGATCGAATACCATATCAAGCACATCGAAGCGCCGCAACGCGGGAGTGAATCGGAACGTTTTTTTCACACGTTCGTCGTCGATCCTCTGACTCTGGAACAGGAATTCGCGGGTGTCGTCGGCGAAATCAAATACGTTGACCAGATCGTCCCCGTTCCGTTGCTGCTCAAATCGCTCTACGTCAAAGACCTGATCGAAACTTCCGACATCCACTGTTTTATCTATTTTCAGGAAAATGACGCCTTTTTCTGTATCTACAACGAGCAGCAGTTCGTCTATGCCAAATCGTTGAAGTATTCGCTCAAACAGATGCACGAACGCTTCTGCGAACTTCTCGGTGAACAGATCGACTTGATGCAGTTTGAGCGGATGCTTGTCGAAGAGGGACTTAACGCCTCCCATCCCGAATATCAGAAAAATCTGATCAAACTCTTCGGAGAAATTTTCCTGCACGTCAGCGACGTCATGACCTACGCCAAACGGGCTTACGACATCCAAAAATTCGATCAGATTTTCATCGGTACTGGGGCCGGAAGCGTCAGCGGCCTCGACGAATACGCACAAACCTATCTTGGGATCCGGACCTCGCCTTTCGATTTCAATTACGGCTTCAACACGGGCGGATCGCGGGTCGATCAGATTCACCAGCTGATGCACCTCTACGGACGAATGGATGCCGATGAACGCTACGAGTGTAACTTCACCATTTTCCACCGTCCTCCCCCCTTCACACAGCGAGACAGCGGAAAAATGATTCTCGTCACCGCGGCTTCCCTCACCGCCGCACTCCTTTACCCCGGCGTGTATTGGGGGCTTTCGTACGTCGAAGAGTTCCGGCATGCCTTCCTCAGTAAAGAATACGAACAGGTCCATATCGAGAAAATGACCCGGGAAGCGACAATCAATTTGAAAATGGCCAACCGCAACGCGGCCGAAACGCTTCTCAACGAACAAAAAACGGCATATCAGCAAAAGCAGGACACCTTGGTGCAGGTCCACGACAAAAAAGTCAATTACCCGATGAAAGCCAAGATCATGGCCGACTTCACCCGTAGTTTCAACCAGTATCGCGTACAGCTCAAAAACGCTTCCTACACCGAAGATCAAAACGGAACGCAGAAAGTCTTTACGTTCGGCTTGGTTTCACCCTCGACCCAAAATATCACGGCGCTCCTCAAACATCTCACCGATGCCAAACGGGACAAATACGACTTCGAGCTGAAACTGATCTCGTTTAACGAGGAAGAAAAGTCCTATCTCGGCGAACTCAAGGCGGTAATCAAATGAAGTTCAATATCGAAGACTACCTCTACGCGCTCGACCACTCCCTGGCGCGAAAAAGCGAACGCGACAAGATGATGCTTTTCATCATGATTTTCGCATCGCTGTTCGCATTTTCGTATCTCTTTTTGTGGGAAAGTTCCGAGGCAAGCTTCAACGTTTCCCACGAAAAAGCGGTCAAGGTCGAAAATGATCTGAACGTCGACAAACAATACCTCGCGGCGAATCCTCCCGAGCGGATCAAACAAATCGAGCAGGAAACAATCGAAATCGAACGCCAGCACGCGCTCTATATCCAGTACAATGATTACATAAAGCAGCAGCTTGAACAAATTTCTTCCCTCTACTACGATGAAAAAGTATGGGGGGCGTATCTTGATTCCGTATCGCGATACGCCAGAGCCTACAATGTAAAACTGGCCAAATTCGGCAATACGCTCCAGACCGACAAAAGTTCGTTCGGGCATGTTCTTGACATCAACATCTCTTCCGAAGGGCCTTATAAAAACACCCTTAAATTCGTCAACGCACTCGAACAGAGCTTTCTCGTCGTCGACCTCCACGATTTCAACCTGAGTGCCGAAGAGAAGCTCAAAGGGAATCTGAATATCTCGGTATGGGGGATTGTACGCCAATGAGACCGTTTATCTTCTTGGGATTACTGAGCGCCCTGACGCTGCAAGCAGCCCTCACGACCGCCTCCCCTGCAGCCGCCTCACCCCTCGTGCCGGCACCGCAACAAGACAAGGAGCTGGCGTGGGTTGACGAGCAGATCCGCTCGATCCTCCCCGCAAGGGTCGGAATCTCGGACAGCTTCATCAATTCCCTGCGTGATCCGGTCAAACTCAAAAAACCGGCAGCTACGGCAACCCCGTTACAAGGCGGCAACAAGCTCCTGCCTCCTCCGAAACTGGGAAGTACCCTTACTCCGCCGCCGCCGCAAATCGTCGAAGAACCGCTGCGGTTGATGGCGCTGATGAACCAATCGGCCCTGATCAGCGGAAAATGGTATCGCGCCGGTGAAAACGTACGCGGATACACTCTCAGCGAGATCAAACCCTCTTCGGTACTGCTGACAGGGAAAAAAGCCCAAAAGCTGATCTTGTTTTTGACAAAACAAAACAACAATATTAAAATTAACACCAAATAGGAAAGTATCATGACATCCGTAATCAAACACCATGCACGCGCGTTAATGTTATCCGGTCTTGCGGCTGCCCTCCTCTCCTCCACCGCATTACAGGCGGACTGTACCTATGAACTTTTCAATATCTCTTCGGTCAAAGGGACGACCGTCGGCGAATTCGTCGATCAACTGAGCGAAGAGTGCGGGATGAGCGTCATCGTCGCCGATCCCGAAGCGGAAAAAGTCCTTGCCAAGGCGATGAACAAAACCTTCCTGAAAAACCTCACCATCAATGAAGTGCTTGATCTTATCATCAAGGAAAACGATCTGCAGTACACCCTCCAAAACAACGTCCTGAAAATTTCGTACCTGCAGACGAAAACCTATGCGATCGACTACATCATCTCCGAACGCCGAGGAACCGGCAGCGCCAACATTACCCTCAGCTCCAATACCGGATCAGCCCAAAGTACAACAGGAACGTCATCCGCTTCGTCTTCATCTTCGTCCGGCGGAAGCACGAATCAGTCAAAAAGCAGCACATCGTCCGAATCGGGAATAAAAATCACGTCTAACGACGAAGTTCTGTTCTGGGAAACGCTTGACAAAGAGCTTGAAAGCATTTTGAACCGCCCTGAAGACACTTATACCGCCAAAACACCGATGATCAATAAAAACGCCGGTCTTATCACCGTCACCGCTACGGGCGCGCAGCACAAGCGTCTTGACGCCTATTTGAACGATCTTGAAAAAAAGATGCAGACACAGGTCCTCATTGACGTCAAAATGTACAGTGTCGTTTTCAGTGACGCCTCGTCGACCGGTATCGACTGGTCCCAGCTATACGCGTTGCAGAATATCAAACTCGGGTTCGATTACGTCAGCAAAAACAACCTGGTCGAATATACCAACGACGGGGATCTGCTCGGAACGACCTCCTTTACCACGATGGGCCAGCAGGCGGTAAACAACGCCCACGCGTTTCAATTATCCGCTAAAGGGAGTCTGAACGAAGTGATCAAATTCCTCAAAACGCAAGGCGATGTCTATGCCATTTCAAACCCGAAAGTGATGACCCTCAACAATCAGCCGGCGCTGATTACCGCCGGGACGGAGCTCTTTTATAAAACATCGCAATCCAATACTCTTGCCGGAGGTTCAACCGGAACAACATCCCAAACCGAAATCGTCAGTTCGGTTTTCTCCGGCGTTTTGCTCGATATTACCCCCGAAATTGCCAAAGACGGTACGATCACCTTACGGATCAACCCTTCTATTTCGGAAGTGGCAAGCGATATTTCAGCAAACAATGCCGATCGTAAAATGCCGCCCGACCTGAGCCGCCGCCAGCTCTCGTCGGTCATTTCGGTCAAAGACGGCAACCGGGTCATCCTAGGAGGACTCATCAATACCAAAAACGTCAATGATACCAACAAAGTTCCGCTGCTGGGCGACATTCCCGTCCTCGGTCATCTGTTCAAACGCGAGGGAATCACGAAGCAGACCGAAGAGATCGTTATCATCATCGAACCGCACATCGTCAAAAAAGAGTCCGACAAACTGAGCCTGAGCGATTTGGGCTACACCCGTCTGGGGAATAAAATCGAAGAAGAAGCGAAGCAGGACACCAAATAAGGAAATGGTAGAAAACTCCCTTTTCTCAAAACCGCGCGATCTGTTTCTCGACGTCGTCAACGCCAGGGACTACGTCCAGATCGACAGCGTCTCGCATATGTACCAATCCCTCAAAAACTCGGTCGAAAAACCGCTCAAGATGATTCTCCTTTACGGAAAACCGGGGACGGGGAAAAGTATGCTCCTGCACAAGCTCCATTACGATCTTTCCAAACATCAGAAAGTATTCATGGTCGAAACCCCGATTATCGAGGAAGAAGATTTTTTGCGCGTTCTCGCACAACAGATTTTCGGACATTCTCCCAGAGAAGGGATCTCCCTGAACCGTTTCCTTGAAATCGCCAGCGCCCTTTCGCTGCCGAACGTCCCGATCGTATTACTGGACGAAGCGCAGCTGTATTCGGCTTCGCTGATGGAGAAGATCCGTCTCATTTCCGACGCCCGCGCCGTGAAATTTGTCATCACCCTCCACAAAACGGACAAAGAGGACGTCATCGCCAAAGAGCATTTCCAGACCCGTATCTGGGAGAGCATCGAACTCAAAAACGCGACTCCCGAAGAGCTGAAAGTGTACGTCCAGAAAAAACTTCTCAAAGCCAACTGCTTCGATGTCGCCAACATGTTCAACGACAAAAACATGAAGCTTATCGCTTCACTGACGCGGGGGAACTACCGGGAGACGAACAAACTCCTGTTTTCCCTCTTCGGCCTGTATTGCTGGTACGAAGAAAATCACCCTTCCGCCATCGGCTACAATGCACTCAAACCCAAATGGATCGAAATGGCCGCGATCCACACAGGACTGATCCGTGCTTGATATCCGCGATCTCGAACGGCGCTGGCTGAAATACAAACTCAAACGCTATCTCCCCTATACGGCGGCGGCATTGGTCGTTCTGGGAGGAGTCGTCATGTTCCTCCTCCCCACCCGCGAGGATTCCCTCTCTTCTGTCGCAGAATCGAACGGTTCTGAGCGATCGTTATTGCCTTCCTCTTCAAGAGCAGACCTCAACACCACCGTGCTCGAACCTTCCATGGAATTCGTCGAAACATTCCAGGGGCCGCTTGCCGCACACCCCGCACAAGCCGCCGCAGCTCCACGACTTCCGGCTCAGTCATCCCTTCCTCCACCGAAAATCCTTGAAATGCCCGAACCGCCGCAAACCGTTGGTTCGAGCCCGAAACCGGCCGTAGCGGGCGCTCAGGGCGAGCGGGGACTGCTCATCAACCGTAATGAGAGTAAAACCGATATCGAAGAACTCCAAAATCGCTTCAAGGAGACGTCCAACGCCAATCTCGGCCTCTACATAGCCAAATACCATTACGATCGGGGCAACTATGCCGAAGCGTATAACTATGCGCTCAAAACGAATGCGATCAACAGCCGGATCGAGGAGAGCTGGCTGCTGTTTTCAAAGGCGCTTGTCAAACTCGGGCGAACCGAACAGGCGAAAAAGACCCTCCAGCTGTATGTCCAGCAATCCGATTCGGATGCGGCCAAAGCGTTGCTCAATTCCATCGAGAAAGGGGCTTTTAAATGAGAAGGATCGTGACGGCTGCCCTGCTTTTTCTGGGTACGGTATCGCTCGCGGATGCGGGAGCCCAGCTCTATTCGCTCTATCAACGGGGACTCTACGCGCAAGGGTGCGATTTCGGCTACCGTTTCTTTACCCCGAACAAACGCAATGAAGCGTTCGTCTCGCTGGTGGGTTTTTCATGCCTCAAAGCCGATCAGATCGATCGTCTGGCCCCCGTCATCCCCGCTTTGCACGCAACCCCCGAATCCCGGGCCAACAGCGCCTATTTCTCGATGCTGCTGATGCAAAAAAAACTCCTCGCCCAGGCCCTGTACGACAACAAGCCTCTTAACGGCCTCAAATTTCCGACCAGCAGCCATCCTCTCTCCAGGGTGTTCGATTTCTACCTGCGCGATTCCAAACCGGCCGAAGCGGTCAAAGAGTATGCCGATCCCCAGGATCCGCGGCGATTCTACAAGCTCTACACCGCCGAAAACAACGGGCGCAAGAGCATAGCGATCGATGAGTATTATGATAGAATATTAACTTTTCATCACGTGTATTGATAAAGGACGGATATGGATCGTATCACCCATGACTTACTCGAAAAACGCCATATCACCCAACAGCAGATCGAGCGACTGACGACGCGGGGGGTTCAGGACGATACGATCCTCGAAACCCTCAGCAAAGTCGGAGCCGTATCGGTCAACTTTATCAAACGCTTCATCGTCGAGCAGATCCGTCTCGGCCGATACGAGCTCTCGATCATCAAAAATTACCATTTTCTCGACGAAGCCTCCATCCTCGCCCATCTCGCCGAAGTGATGGAGATCCCTTTTGTCGATCTCGATTCGATCGACATGGATTACCGTCTGGTCGAAAAGATACCTACCGTTCAGCTCAAACGCTACAACGTCCTGCCCATTTCGCAGGATGACATGTACGTCACGGTCGTTTTTTCCGATCCGCTCAACATCGAAGCCCAGGAGTCGGTTCAGCGTCTTTTCCCCCGTAAATCGCTCAAAGTGGCCGTTGCCACCGAAAAACAGATCCAGGCCTACCTGTTTAAAATCGAGCTCAAAGACAGCGTCAAGGAACTGGTTACCAACATCCGTAACGAATTGCGCAATATCGGTACGATCGAAGAGCAGCAGGAAGCTTCGTCGATCCTCCAGCTTATCGACGTTATCCTCAAAGCGTGTATCAAAGGACGGGCCAGTGACATCCACATCGAACCGACCGAAAAAAACTGCGTGGTTCGGGGACGGATCGACGGGAAACTGGCGGAAATTTTCATCTTCGACCGCGACATCTACCCTCCCCTGGCATCCCGAATCAAACTGTTGGCCAACCTCGATATCGCCGAACGCCGGAAGCCCCAGGACGGCCGTTTCTCCGCCGTCGTGATGGAAGCCGAATTCGATTTCCGTCTTTCCACGCTGCCGACGATCTACGGCGAATCGATCGTCATGCGTATCCTGGACAAAACCAAAGCCCTCGTGAAACTCGAAGACTCGGGGATGGACTCGGTCAGTTACCAGAAACTGATCAAAGCCCTTCACGCACCGTTTGGGATCATCCTCGTCACGGGTCCGACGGGAAGCGGTAAAACAACGACCCTGTACGGAGCGCTGAACGAACTGCGTAACGTCGAAGACAAAGTGATCACCGTCGAAGATCCGGTCGAATACCGGATGAACCTGATCCAGCAGGTACAGGTCAATCCCAAAGTGGGGCTGTCGTTTGCCGACGCGCTGCGTTCCATTCTCCGTCAAGACCCCGACAAGATCATGATCGGGGAGATCCGTGACCACGAAACGCTCGAAATCGCGGTAAAAGCGGCGCTGACGGGGCACCTTGTAATCTCGACGCTGCACACCAACGATGCCATCAGCGCCATCGCCCGGATGGCCGACATGGGGATCGAACCCTACCTCATCAGCGGTGCGCTCGTTGCGGTTCAGGCACAGCGGCTGGTACGAAAAATCTGCAAATTTTG contains these protein-coding regions:
- a CDS encoding M99 family carboxypeptidase catalytic domain-containing protein, which codes for MRLLAFAFLVSLGLHASPFSLIKKETRTPNTQTLLVIGGIHGNEPGSYFAGAILSEHYRITKGNLWIIPDLNRQSIQENNRGINGDLNRKFADISPDDPDYEIVREVQKIIVSPEVGLILNLHDGHGFYRKKYLNTIFNPNAWGQTCVIDQQSLDHDHPFGHLDHIATQVSRTLNGGLIEDHHFFDVRNTNTRFDDEAMRHSLTYYAVTNHKPAFAIETSKHLPTLHHKVFYQLRAIECYMELMGIEFERSFSLEPEAIRNLLELRGNLTINNNFYLKMENLRNSLSFIPLKSGRNDFKFSHPLGSVRKNKSHYDLFIGNRKIASLLPNYAANDDCINEVSVQADGQQKTLSVATDFFVTDDFKVVNHNPGIRLNVIGFTARGVRDESNLRIRREDLDTNYSVDTSKKSYRLEFYRENRFCGMVLVHFK
- the mshL gene encoding pilus (MSHA type) biogenesis protein MshL, which produces MTSVIKHHARALMLSGLAAALLSSTALQADCTYELFNISSVKGTTVGEFVDQLSEECGMSVIVADPEAEKVLAKAMNKTFLKNLTINEVLDLIIKENDLQYTLQNNVLKISYLQTKTYAIDYIISERRGTGSANITLSSNTGSAQSTTGTSSASSSSSSGGSTNQSKSSTSSESGIKITSNDEVLFWETLDKELESILNRPEDTYTAKTPMINKNAGLITVTATGAQHKRLDAYLNDLEKKMQTQVLIDVKMYSVVFSDASSTGIDWSQLYALQNIKLGFDYVSKNNLVEYTNDGDLLGTTSFTTMGQQAVNNAHAFQLSAKGSLNEVIKFLKTQGDVYAISNPKVMTLNNQPALITAGTELFYKTSQSNTLAGGSTGTTSQTEIVSSVFSGVLLDITPEIAKDGTITLRINPSISEVASDISANNADRKMPPDLSRRQLSSVISVKDGNRVILGGLINTKNVNDTNKVPLLGDIPVLGHLFKREGITKQTEEIVIIIEPHIVKKESDKLSLSDLGYTRLGNKIEEEAKQDTK
- a CDS encoding ATP-binding protein — encoded protein: MVENSLFSKPRDLFLDVVNARDYVQIDSVSHMYQSLKNSVEKPLKMILLYGKPGTGKSMLLHKLHYDLSKHQKVFMVETPIIEEEDFLRVLAQQIFGHSPREGISLNRFLEIASALSLPNVPIVLLDEAQLYSASLMEKIRLISDARAVKFVITLHKTDKEDVIAKEHFQTRIWESIELKNATPEELKVYVQKKLLKANCFDVANMFNDKNMKLIASLTRGNYRETNKLLFSLFGLYCWYEENHPSAIGYNALKPKWIEMAAIHTGLIRA
- a CDS encoding tol-pal system YbgF family protein translates to MLDIRDLERRWLKYKLKRYLPYTAAALVVLGGVVMFLLPTREDSLSSVAESNGSERSLLPSSSRADLNTTVLEPSMEFVETFQGPLAAHPAQAAAAPRLPAQSSLPPPKILEMPEPPQTVGSSPKPAVAGAQGERGLLINRNESKTDIEELQNRFKETSNANLGLYIAKYHYDRGNYAEAYNYALKTNAINSRIEESWLLFSKALVKLGRTEQAKKTLQLYVQQSDSDAAKALLNSIEKGAFK